CCGCCTTCTCGAAGCCCCGGGCGGTGCTCAGGTGGCAACCGACTCGCACGGCGGCGCTCCTTTCACCCACTTCTTTCCGCTCAAACGGCCCGCCCCCGCGGAAGCGGCGCCCCGCCCGCGGGGCCCCGGCGCGCTCAGAGCGACTCCAGCACGCGGCGCAGGCCGCGCAGGGCGCCGAGCTGCCAGGGCAGGAGCGCGGGCATGACGAGGCCGTAGTTGATCACGTCGAAGCGCTGGCGCGGCATCCGCCGCGCCAGCAGCGCGGTGGCGGCGAAGCCCGCCAGCGAGAGGCCGGCCGCCAGCACGGCCTGGCGCCGGGCCCGGCCGGGCTCGGCGCGCCTCGCCAGCCAGGCGAGCCAGGCGGCCCAGCTGCCGTGCTCCAGCGCTCCCAGCAGGTTGCCCAGCCGCTCGGGCAGCCTCCCTCGCACCGGCTCCCAGAGGTCGACCCGGTCGGGGACGCCCAGCCGCCCCAGCGGCCAGAAGAGCGCCACCGGCGAGAACCAGACGGCCACGTCGGTCGCGCTGTGCAGCCCCATCCCGGCCAGCAGCCCCCCGTAGCGCTGCCGGCGGACCGCGGCCGGCGGCGGGCCCGCCTCGCGGCGCGCCGCCAGCCGCTCCAGCCCGAGCGCCCAGAGCGGCTGGAGGAGCCAGGAGTGGCTCCAGCTCCGGTGAAGCGAGGCGGCCAGCCGCGGGTGGAAGGGGTAGAGCGGCAGCTCCAGGGCCAGGTCGGCGTCGGGCGCCAAGCTGCCCCAGACCACTGCCGTCTTGTAGGCCGCCTCCGGGCTCCCCGGCGGCCGCGCGCCCGGATAGCGGCGGGCCGCCAGCCAGCTCCCCATCCAGCCGTGCAGGGCCAGTTGCGCCACGCGCCCCTCCCCCTCTCCCGCCGCCGGGCACCCGACTCGCTCTAGGCCCGTTCCCCGGACGCCAGGCTGTACTGCCCGTGCGTCCAGGCGGCGAAGGCCTCGCGCTGCGCCTCGCTGGGCTCGGGCACCGGCTTGAGGACATAGCGCGAGGGCCGCCGTTCGCCCAGCTTCACCTCCACCCGCCGCTCCTCCTCCCGGCGGAAGGTGGTCAGACGGACGCGCTCGCCCGGGCGGCGGTCGGCGAGGCGCTCGCGCAACCCCTTCTCGTCGACCACCCGGAAGCCGTCGACGGCCACGATCTCGTCACCCGGGGCGAGGCCGCTGCCGTAAGCGGGCCCGTCCTCCAGGACCGTGGCCACCAGGAGGCGGCCCTCGCGGCTCTCCAGGCGGACGCCCAGCTCGGCGCCGGGCCGCTTCTCGTACCACCAGGCCCAGCGCTCGTCGCTCCCGGGCATCGGCTCGCCGCCGGCGGCGCCCTCCTCCTCCGGCTCCT
This DNA window, taken from Bacillota bacterium, encodes the following:
- a CDS encoding metal-dependent hydrolase, with the protein product MAQLALHGWMGSWLAARRYPGARPPGSPEAAYKTAVVWGSLAPDADLALELPLYPFHPRLAASLHRSWSHSWLLQPLWALGLERLAARREAGPPPAAVRRQRYGGLLAGMGLHSATDVAVWFSPVALFWPLGRLGVPDRVDLWEPVRGRLPERLGNLLGALEHGSWAAWLAWLARRAEPGRARRQAVLAAGLSLAGFAATALLARRMPRQRFDVINYGLVMPALLPWQLGALRGLRRVLESL